In Massilia violaceinigra, one DNA window encodes the following:
- a CDS encoding phage portal protein: MKLFSKAAATGLALKSIYFSIRDAVAYRGVRDANKDVTLNYGDVRNGTPGVNAALQLSVVWSCVRLIAETIATLPLITYERKVVNGREIRVVARDHPLYYLLHDSPNADMTAVEFWEAVVSQICLWGNAYCLKSYGAAGRIVALDPLNPALMAVRRNPDGGVRYLYADPRGQKEFTEGEIWHIKGFGTDGLMGISPITAGWRSMSGATATENASASTFTNNMRTQGVVSVNEFLTIEQRAQMKTKVMGAVFGDARTGQLQLLEGGAEFTQLSMHPADAQMLETRSFSVEDLCRWFGMPPSMIGHGTAVSNWGTGREQINLNLIQYVLRAYMVRIEQGIKKSLMKPAERARYFSEYSVEGLLRGDSVTRFQVYATATSNGLKTRNECRALENDPPLPGGDELTVQSNLIPLSLLGKITNTAQAAKSAVLSWLGIKENNDANPPQID, translated from the coding sequence ATGAAATTATTCAGCAAGGCAGCGGCCACCGGCTTGGCGTTGAAGAGTATTTACTTTTCGATCCGGGACGCAGTGGCCTATCGCGGCGTGCGCGACGCAAACAAGGATGTAACGCTCAACTATGGCGACGTGCGCAACGGCACGCCAGGCGTGAACGCGGCGCTCCAGCTGTCGGTGGTCTGGTCCTGCGTGCGCTTGATTGCGGAAACAATCGCGACGCTGCCGCTGATCACGTACGAACGCAAGGTGGTGAATGGGCGCGAAATTCGCGTGGTGGCGCGCGATCACCCACTCTATTACCTGTTGCATGATTCGCCGAATGCGGATATGACCGCCGTCGAATTTTGGGAGGCGGTCGTATCGCAAATTTGCCTGTGGGGGAACGCGTACTGTCTGAAAAGCTACGGCGCCGCCGGCCGCATCGTCGCGCTGGACCCGCTAAATCCGGCCCTGATGGCTGTCCGCCGCAACCCGGATGGTGGCGTGCGCTACCTGTACGCCGATCCGCGCGGGCAGAAAGAGTTCACCGAGGGCGAAATCTGGCACATTAAAGGCTTCGGCACCGATGGCCTGATGGGGATTTCCCCAATAACGGCCGGCTGGCGGTCGATGTCCGGCGCCACGGCGACCGAGAACGCATCGGCCAGCACCTTCACCAACAACATGCGCACGCAGGGCGTGGTGTCGGTAAACGAATTTCTCACCATCGAGCAGCGTGCGCAGATGAAAACGAAGGTGATGGGCGCCGTTTTTGGCGACGCCCGCACAGGCCAGCTGCAGCTGCTCGAAGGCGGCGCCGAGTTCACGCAACTTTCGATGCACCCAGCCGACGCACAGATGCTGGAAACGCGCTCGTTCAGCGTGGAAGACCTTTGCCGCTGGTTCGGCATGCCGCCGTCAATGATCGGCCACGGCACCGCCGTATCGAACTGGGGCACCGGGCGCGAGCAGATCAATCTGAACCTGATCCAGTACGTGCTGCGCGCATACATGGTACGGATCGAGCAAGGCATTAAAAAATCGCTGATGAAGCCTGCCGAACGCGCGCGCTACTTCTCGGAATACAGCGTCGAAGGCTTGCTGCGCGGGGACAGCGTGACCCGGTTCCAAGTGTACGCGACAGCGACGTCGAACGGCCTGAAAACCCGCAACGAATGCCGCGCGCTGGAGAACGACCCGCCGCTGCCAGGCGGCGACGAGCTGACCGTGCAAAGCAATCTGATCCCGCTCTCGCTGCTGGGAAAAATCACCAACACGGCCCAGGCGGCCAAGTCGGCCGTGCTGTCATGGCTTGGAATCAAGGAAAACAACGATGCAAATCCTCCACAAATCGATTGA
- a CDS encoding terminase large subunit, whose protein sequence is MGSSPRKAKAAKPIEIDTDEKYCTKKPLTRGEKVCAFVERYCLAPEGDHIGKPIRLEPFQRRFILEIYDNPFGTHSAYLSIARKNGKTALIGAILLAHLVGPEAVRNSQIISGAQSKEQAAVVFELARKMIEMSEVLSKLVRVQPSGKRLIGLARNVLYKALSAEGKTAHGLSPILAILDEVGQIIGPTDKFVSAITSAQGAYSNPLLIAISTQAPTDADLFSTWIDAQASAPDPRVVCHVYAAPADCQLDDPTAWAAANPALGIFRSLEDVRKQCKQAMDMPANESEFRNLILNQRVEAVSPFVARSTWESNNGAPGDAAGMKVWAGLDLSSVNDLTALVGVDESGGVHSAFWVPKHGLAEKSRKDKVPYDLWEKQGFLNATPGKAIEYEFVAEYLRGFFDRFDVQAIGFDRYNMKFLKPWLVKAGFSEAELERFVEFGQGTASMTPALRDLEVRLLNAQLRHGSHPVLNMCCANAKVVGDSGARKFDKRTARGRIDGMVALAMAVGVMPQAETKSGSLDDYLLDQ, encoded by the coding sequence ATGGGCTCCTCGCCACGTAAGGCGAAAGCAGCCAAGCCCATCGAGATCGACACCGACGAAAAATACTGCACCAAGAAGCCGCTCACCCGAGGCGAAAAAGTCTGTGCATTCGTCGAGCGGTATTGCCTGGCGCCTGAGGGCGACCACATCGGGAAACCGATCCGGCTTGAGCCGTTCCAGCGCCGATTTATCCTAGAAATCTACGACAACCCGTTCGGCACGCACAGCGCTTACCTATCGATCGCACGGAAGAACGGCAAGACCGCGCTGATCGGCGCGATCCTCCTGGCGCATCTGGTCGGGCCTGAGGCTGTACGCAACAGCCAGATCATCAGCGGCGCCCAGTCGAAAGAACAGGCGGCAGTGGTGTTCGAGCTGGCCCGCAAGATGATCGAGATGAGCGAGGTGCTGTCGAAGCTGGTCCGCGTTCAGCCAAGCGGCAAGCGCCTGATCGGCCTGGCACGCAACGTCCTGTACAAGGCGTTATCCGCTGAGGGGAAGACGGCTCACGGGCTGTCGCCGATCCTGGCGATTCTCGATGAGGTCGGGCAAATCATCGGGCCTACCGACAAGTTCGTTTCGGCCATCACGTCGGCCCAGGGCGCATACAGCAACCCGCTGCTGATTGCGATCAGCACGCAGGCGCCGACGGATGCCGATCTGTTTTCGACTTGGATCGATGCGCAGGCGAGCGCGCCGGACCCGAGAGTTGTGTGTCACGTCTACGCGGCGCCGGCCGATTGCCAGCTTGACGACCCGACGGCGTGGGCGGCGGCGAATCCAGCGCTCGGCATCTTCCGGTCCCTTGAGGATGTGCGTAAGCAATGTAAGCAAGCGATGGACATGCCGGCCAACGAGTCGGAGTTCCGGAACCTGATCCTGAACCAGCGCGTCGAGGCGGTTTCGCCATTCGTCGCGCGGTCGACCTGGGAATCGAACAATGGCGCGCCAGGTGACGCTGCCGGAATGAAGGTGTGGGCCGGCCTCGACCTGTCCAGCGTCAACGATCTGACCGCCCTGGTGGGCGTCGACGAATCCGGTGGCGTGCACTCGGCATTTTGGGTGCCAAAACATGGTCTTGCCGAGAAGTCGCGCAAGGACAAAGTGCCGTACGACCTGTGGGAAAAGCAGGGTTTTCTCAACGCGACGCCTGGGAAGGCCATCGAATACGAGTTTGTGGCGGAGTATCTGCGCGGTTTTTTCGACCGCTTCGACGTCCAGGCGATCGGATTCGACCGCTACAACATGAAATTTTTGAAGCCCTGGCTCGTGAAAGCGGGTTTTTCGGAGGCGGAGTTGGAACGGTTTGTCGAGTTCGGCCAGGGCACGGCCAGCATGACCCCGGCGCTGCGCGACTTGGAGGTGCGGCTGCTGAATGCGCAGCTGCGCCACGGCTCACACCCTGTGCTCAACATGTGCTGCGCGAACGCCAAGGTGGTGGGCGACAGCGGCGCAAGAAAGTTCGACAAGCGCACGGCGCGCGGACGCATCGACGGCATGGTGGCGCTGGCCATGGCGGTGGGCGTCATGCCCCAGGCCGAAACAAAAAGCGGCTCCCTTGACGATTACCTTTTGGACCAATAG
- a CDS encoding TerS protein produces MTTKTKRTRADSAASAVKAMVDAAKPDIEVPNYVTLTASAVPFWTGVVRARARDEWTDVDLVVAAQLAQCQADIAEEDQALRVEGRVIMNDRGTPVMNPRTIVMEQLARREMALMRTLRMGGRVAGDSRDQAGKRKVERESRKLRDELEEEDDGLLAT; encoded by the coding sequence ATGACGACCAAGACCAAACGGACGAGGGCCGACTCTGCCGCCAGTGCCGTCAAGGCCATGGTCGACGCCGCCAAACCCGACATCGAAGTGCCGAACTACGTGACGCTGACTGCTTCGGCGGTGCCTTTTTGGACCGGAGTTGTGCGGGCGCGCGCGCGAGACGAGTGGACCGACGTGGATTTGGTGGTGGCGGCGCAGCTGGCGCAGTGCCAAGCCGACATTGCCGAGGAAGACCAAGCGTTGCGCGTCGAGGGGCGCGTGATCATGAACGATCGCGGCACGCCGGTGATGAACCCGCGCACGATTGTGATGGAGCAGCTGGCCCGGCGCGAAATGGCGCTGATGCGGACGTTGCGTATGGGTGGCCGGGTCGCCGGTGACTCGCGCGACCAGGCCGGCAAGCGCAAGGTCGAGCGCGAGTCACGGAAGCTGCGCGACGAGCTGGAAGAAGAGGACGATGGGCTCCTCGCCACGTAA
- a CDS encoding HNH endonuclease, with protein MAWSKQSRQERGYGAAWDRVRKVVMERDGGLCQVCLKAGRYGVIAYAVDHVVSKAKCAALRWSDARTDDPSNLQAICGPCHEVKTEAEQGKTKRRVVTIGADGWPVSE; from the coding sequence ATGGCCTGGTCCAAGCAATCCCGCCAGGAGCGCGGCTACGGCGCAGCATGGGACCGAGTCCGCAAGGTGGTGATGGAGCGCGACGGCGGCCTGTGTCAGGTGTGCCTCAAGGCGGGCCGCTACGGCGTCATCGCGTACGCAGTCGACCACGTGGTGAGCAAGGCCAAGTGCGCGGCGCTGCGCTGGTCTGACGCACGCACAGACGACCCTAGCAATCTCCAGGCAATCTGCGGACCGTGCCACGAGGTGAAGACCGAAGCCGAGCAGGGGAAGACCAAGCGGCGGGTGGTGACGATCGGCGCCGATGGCTGGCCCGTCTCCGAATGA